The sequence below is a genomic window from Candidatus Thiodiazotropha endoloripes.
AGGAAAAAGGAGAGCAGCTTGTCTGCCACCACGCCCAACAGGATAGTGAACAGCAGGCCCAGCCACTGCCAGTTGGGCAGCAGAAAGGTGGCCGCCTTGAAGGAGGCGGGTATCTGCTGACGAAAGCGGATATGCCAGGGTATTTTGCTCGACTCCGCCTGTTTGCCGTCGACCCTTTGGGTCTCGGCCACCTCATCCATAATCGCCGGCAGCTGGCTGATGGTGTTCTGGTCGAACAGCCAGGCACCGGACCCGGTGCGGGCAATACGGATGTCGCCGTGTTCATAGCTGTGAAACAGATAGGTGGGGCCATCGCTTTGGTTCGGAACCTTTTTCAGATCGACCACCCGGGTTCGATCCATCACCTCGATCAACATCCAGGCCAGGTCACTCCCTTGCTCCTTTCTCACCAACGAATTGATGGCCGACAGATCCAGAGTGGTGATCGCTGCCTCGATCCGTTCCGGAGCGCCCCGCTTGATGTCGTTCATGGCATGGAGAAAGGTCTCCATGGTGGCGCGGGGGGATTTGAGGGTTTGCGGGACTGCGGCCGGTTTGGTTTCTGATTGTTCCGTGTCAGCGTTGGCCTTTGTCTCTTCTGCCCACAGAGGTTGTGAAAACAGGCTCAGCAACAGGACAAACAGCAAGCTTGGATTGTTTTTAAAACGCATGGTCTTGAGATGCTATTGAGGTTGATGTTGCGCGCTAGTTTAACCCAATGCGTATGGCTGATCATGGGGATTTTGTGACAACAAATCGTCTCCCCGGGCTGACTGGAAACGTTATAGGTCAGGGGGCGATGTGGCTGGCAAGGGCTTCAAATACAAACGCTTCCTGACTGACTGGAATCAAGTTCCTAATCCACAGGCCGATAAAAAGGTATGAAACTTCGGGTCAGTCCGAGCAGGAGCCGCAAGCCCAGTCGGTACGAACCGATCGAAACCGCACCACGCCATTCTCCAGGAGGGTGCACCACCAGACCCCCGTAGGTTGTAGTTTCATCCAATGCTGATCATTGGCTGTGATGGTTTGTCGCATCCGCTTTGCATCCGAGGAGGTTGAAATGAGTGGTTCAGAATCGTCGATCCAGAATTTTCTGCTGGCTACCCTGGAGATCTTCTCCGTCATACTGTTGGTGGTGTTGACCCTGATCCTGGTGGCGGTGATCGTCACCTACATCTTCGATATCACCCAGACCAAGACAGCGATTCGGAGAAATTATCCGGTCATCGGTCATTTTCGCTACTTCTTTGAACATCTTGGTGAGTTTTTTCGCCAATACTTCTTTGCCATGGACCGGGAGGAGCTGCCGTTCAACCGGGCCCAGCGCAGCTGGGTTTATCGGGCCGGCAAGAATCTGCCCAACACGGTGGCGTTCGGCTCCACCCGGGATATCCGACGCCCCGGTTCGATCCTGTTCGTCAACTGCCCCTTCCCGACCCTGGGTGAGGATGCGGTGCCGCCAGGCCCGGTGACCATTGGTGAGGATTGCCAACACCCCTACACCACGGCTTCCCTGTTCAACATCTCCGGGATGAGCTACGGTGCGCTTTCCAAACCTGCCGTGCTGGCCCTCTCCATGGGTGCCAAGCGTGCCGGCTGCTGGATGAACACCGGCGAGGGGGCGGTCTCTCCCTACCATCTGGAGGGGGGTGCCGACATCGTTTTTCAGATCGGTACGGCCAAGAACGGTGTGCGGGATCTGGCCGGCAACCTGAATGATGACAAATTGAAGGAAGCGGCCGCACTGCCCCAGGTGAAGATGTTTGAGATCAAACTGAGCCAGGGGGCGAAGCCGGGTAAAGGGGGGATTCTGCCGGCAAAGAAGGTGACCGAAGAGATCGCCGAGATTCGTGGTATTCCGCCGGGCAAGGATGCGATCAGCCCGAATCGCCATCCCGATATCCGCAGCAGCAGCGATCTGCTGGATATGATCGAACGGGTGCGCCGGGTGACCGGCAAGCCGGTGGGTTTCAAGACGGTGATCGGCGGTCCTCAATGGCTCGACAGTCTGTTCGATGAAATTAACAAGCGGGGTGCATCCTCCGCCCCCGACTTCATTACCCTCGACGGCAGTGATGGGGGAACCGGTGCGGCACCCATGCCGTTGATCGATGCGGTCGGGCTCTCCCTCAGAGAGAGTCTCTACATCCTGGTGGATCGGCTCAATGCCCATGGTCTGCGGGATCGGGTCAAGGTGGTCGCTTCCGGTAAGCTGATCACCCCGGCGGATGTGGCCTGGGCGCTCTGTGTCGGGGCCGATTTCATTACCTCCGCACGGGGTTTCATGTTTGCCCTGGGTTGTATCCAGGCGCTTCAGTGCAACAAGAACAGTTGTCCCACCGGCATTACAACCCATGATCCCAAACTACAGAAAGGCCTGGTGCCTGAGGTGAAGGCGGACCGTGTGGCCAACTATGTCACTAATCTGGTGCATGAGGTTGGAGTCATCGCCCACTCCTGTGGGGTGAAGTCGGCTCGGGATCTACGTCGTCAGCACGCTCGTATCGTCACCGCAGATGGGCCATCGGTGGCGCTGGATGAGCGATTTCCTCCGGTGAATCCGTCCCGGGAAGAAGTTGTCAGTTGAGGTTGATTCTGCCATGGATGGCGAAGAGGGATCAGTCCGCAAATGAAAGCGAAAAACGCAAACAGTGCACTCTCTCTAATACGTATTTCATCATGGTGATTCCGGTGCAGGCTGGGATTCAGGAGCCACCACAAGGATGGATTGCAGAGTTAAATACCGGTATGGCCGTGAGTCTGGCCTGCAAGTCGATCAAGTGGGCTCCTGGCCCCCTGTCCGCCCCGGCCGATAACATGGGTGTAGATCATCGTGGTTGAGACATCAGCATGACCAAGCAACTGTTGAACAGTGCGGATATCTGAACCCGCCTCAAGCAGATGAGTGGCAAAGGAGTGGCGTAAAGTATGACTGGTTACCCGCTTGCGGATAGCGGTTGCTGTAGCGGCACGTTTTACCATTTTTTGAACAGCAGACTGATGTAAATGGTGGCGACGCAAGACGCCGGTTCGAGGATCCTGCGCAATGCGACTGGCGGGAAACAGATATTGCCAACGTAACTCCTTATCGGCATTCGGGTATTTGCGAGAGAGCGCGTCTGGCAGGAAAACCGAACCGAAACCAGCCTTCAGATCATTTTTGTGCTGCGCTTGTACCTGTTCGACCTGAGCTTGTAGTGGGGATATCAGCAGATCCGGCATAGGCACAGTGCGATCTTTCTTACCTTTACCGGCGCGCACAACGATATTGCGGTAGTCGAAATCGAGATCAAGCAAGCGAAGGCGTACACACTCCATAACCCGCATACCGGTACCATACATGAGTTGTAGAATCAGTTGATTGACTCCTTTCGTTTGCATTAGTAGAGAATTTATTTCCTTAATGCTCAACACAGTTGGTATGCGTTTTGGTTTTTTTGAGTATGAAAATGGACCGATATTTCCCAAAGGTCTTTCTAAAACACGGGCATAGAGAAAAACAATGGCATTCAGCGCCAGCGACTGAGTTGCGTTGGCAACCTTGCGTTGGAGCGCCAAATGTTCTAGAAAGGAGGCAACGTCTGATTCAGTGCAGTCACAGGGATGCCTGTTATTATGGAAGCGAAGGAAACGGTTAATCCAGTTGAGATAGCTCTTTTCCGTATTGATGGAATAGTCAGGAAGCCTCATTGCAACCAAAAAGCGCCGGTAGAGATCGGGAAAAGTCCTGGCCAGGTGGTTTTTAGGATCCTCGACCGATTTTTCGATCATTTCGACTGTGCGGGCTACCGATACATGGTCACTTTCCAAAGCTCTCGCACCATTCAACCACCTATCCCAATCGAACTCACTACACCAGGGTTGGCGTAAACAGTGGCCGTACAGAATTCTCAGTGCATCGACCTTCTGACGATATTGCCAGGCATTGATCTGGGGCTCTCTTCCAATGCGCTCAAGCCAGTCGATGATACTTTTGGCCGAATGAGATCTGAGTCTGGTATTGGGGTGATCAGCCATAAATGCTTCAACATGGCGTCGATACCAGGGTATGGATTTAGCTGGAATGCGAAAACGTTTCAGCATCGCAGTGTAATTCTGCCAAAACTTGGCGATTTTAGGACTTATAGCCGGATTGTGTTCCATGAGTATATGCTCTCATTATTATTTATTCATTCCATGAATGAGAACATTTATAGTACAATTGGCGTCATAATACAATACATGTGCCGTCCACATAATCAACTGTTAGCTCTAGGTAGGAAGCTTTATGGAATTTGAATCCTATATTGAACCAGAGTTGATTTTAGGTGAAGAGCCGAATCAACCAAGCAAGGTTTCACCTGGCTTTGTTTTAGATCACCCTAAAAGTTATTTAATACGGGGTGAGGCTGGTTCAGGAAAAACTGCACTTCTAAAACACTATTTAAGTCAGATTGATAGCGAAAAGAAAAAACACACCCGTGGTGTTTATATCAGAATCAGGGACTATTTATCCCCTTCTGATTTGTTAGAGCGTTGTATTTTAGAGATAAAGAAAACAGCTGAAGATCATATTCTATATTTGTTTTGTGATGGGCTCGATGAAGTACGGGACGGCAACTCGTATCTTTCGGCGCTTACGAGTCTCATAAATAACCACGCAAATGTAAATATAATAATAACTTCAAGATTGTCATATGAATTAGACCCTCTTGATTCATCTATAATCAGCAATCTTAAAATCAGTCCCTTATCTGAAGAACAAATAGAAGGTTTTCTTAAAAGAAGGTTTGAACGAAGTTATCGTAAAGTATACGAAGGCCTTAAAAACTCACCAAATATTAGAAATTCAATAAATAGCCCTTTGTTGCTTGAAATATTTTCAAATGTGATTTCTCAATATGATATTTCAGTGGAGAATATTAACTCTTTAGCCTTAATAGATATCTTCGTAAAACAGGAACTTTCGGGATTTGATAGCCCAAGAAGTTTTGGTGGTATGAATCATATGACCATGTCTACAAGACTACGCTTTCTCGAAAATCTTGCTGTTCATTTTGCGGTTGAACAAAAACATTTAATCACGTTAAGCGAGTTGACTGACAAAATGGTCGATACAATTGATGGTTCATACGATAAAAACCGTCTAATAAATGCGCTGATGAACCTGCCGTTACTAAATATTACTGAGGACGGCGTAAGTTTTTCCCACAGAATGGTTTTTGAATACTTTCTTGCACGAAGCATGGTTCGTACGACTGGAAAGGAGGCGTTTAGTATATCAATTGCACCAGAAAGTATTCGGATAGACTTATATTTCTCTCGTTTCAAATCGAGTGAGCTTGTTAATAGTTACATAAACAATCGGCTTAGGGTTATTGGTGCCTATGATACGGGCACGGATATTTTATACGCCAAGGCTGGAAGTTTGGATCTGAGTCTAGCGATAGTTTTAGTGCCTGGAATAATATATTGCTTTATGAAATTTGCTGATTCGTTTTTTAAAGAGCTAGGTAAGATATCTGCTCAAAAAATTACAAAATCAAAAGATATCATTTCTATCCCGTCATTTATTCAGGATGAGTTGCCAGATTGGATTTTAGAGAATGAAGAGCTGAAGGTTCAATACCTTACTGAGCTATCAAAGAAATATGCTGAAAATACTGAAATTCAAAGTCTTATTAAAGCGGATCCAAAAAAACGTAGTAAGGAACTTGCAATGATTGCTGTGTGTATTGCCTTAGAAGATAAGGAAAATGGGATAATTGTTAGTGCAGATACAAATAAGAGCTAACAATCGCATTCACTCGGAAAATATAAAGCTGCGCCGCTTCGCTCTGCAACGTTATATTTCCGGTGATGCGTGGCGTTATGTGCAAGGAAAATTATGAGCTGTGATCAATGCTTAAGACTAATATCAGGAACTCCAATAAAATTACCGGCAGATCTTAAACGGGCTATAAAGAAGGCAGATGAGGCAGTAAAAAAGGGAGTCCTAAAGTATGAGGGTGCAGGCCAATTAGGTGAGCCATTTGAGGAATTAACACGAGGTAGTCACTGGGGGGACATAGTTGATAACTATTTTTCATGCACATCATGTGGCCAAAAGTTTAACCTTCATGCAGAAACTTATCACGGTGCTGGTGGGGCATTTGAAAAAATCGCTTGTATCAAGGAAACGCTACAGGGTGATACTTATGGCACATAACCAGACGCTCCAGCCGACGTCGGCGTTGCCACGCCTCCTCGGCTGAGCTTGGTCGTTAAGTGTCAAAATCAACGATGAGTATTAAACAACATTCTATAGAGCTGCTTGGAATACTTGCCACAGTCTTTGGAGCGTTCTTTATGAACACAGTTATTCTCAATATAGCTGGCGGGCGCACCTATGAAGGGCATCAAATGGTTTATTTAGATTTAATGGTCTTCTGTGGTTGGTATTCAGTAGTGGGCTTACTTATTTCCATTGCACACCCTAAATCAAGTAAATTTAGATTATTAATAATTGGCGTTCTTGTTGCGACAGTTTTAATTCTGTCTTCTCAAGGCTGGATTGATCCAAGCATTGATTTAATCAGCAGAATTAACTCATGGTTAATAGGATATGCGCATTATATAGTAGTTATTCCAGTATTTTTTGTGGTTGGCATGTTCTCTGAAAAATATGCACATGCACAAAGTAAATATACTTAACCAGGCCTTTCAGCGGATACAGTCGCTGACGCGCCTGCTCCGCTGAAGGCAACGTTATGTGAAGGTAAATGGAATAGAAGAATGAACGAATCTGGCAGTAGCCAAGCATCACAGGGCTCAAATATTCAAAAATCTATTCTTAATGAATTAAAAAAGAATAATGAGTTGCTTGATGCTTTATTAAAAGTGCAAAGTAATGTTCAACAAAGGCAACGTAAGTTCTGGGCTATGGCCATAATCCAAGTCGGAATTTTAGCAATAGTATTTTTTTGGTGGGGTTCGAAATATGGCTTTTAGCGCGAGCTGCGCAATGTGTTCATCACATAACCATCAGCTTCAGCGGATGCTCGCTATCGCTCGCCCTGCTGAGCTGAGCCGTTAAGCGCAAAAAGGAGAAAGCTAAATGACCGCAGAAGTTGCGATAATAAACAGGAACGCTGTAGCTTTAGCTGCAGATAGCGCAGTTACAATTGGAAGCCAAAAAATCTACAACTCGGCCTTAAAGCTTTTTTCCTTATCAAAGGTAGCTCCGGTTGGTGTGATGATCTATGGAAATGCCAGTTTAATAGACGTTCCATGGGAAACGATAATTAAAATATTCAGGGAAGATATTAGTGAAAAGAGATTTAACACGCTACAGGAGTACGCTGATACATTTTTTGAGTTTGTTCGAACAACAAACGATTTCTTCCCTGAGTCCTCTCAAAAAGCGTGGGTTCAACGAAATATTAGAGGATATTTTGAATTTATCCTTGAAGTTCTAATTGAGGACATTCAAGAAGTTATTAAAATTAAGGGAAAGATCGAAGAGTCCGAGACGCAGGTTGTTTTCGAAGAGTGTGTAAAGAAACAGCATAATGCTCTAAAAGATATGGAACTAGTTGTTAAAGTTACCAAAACTGACGAGAAAGGAATCAGGAAGAAGTATCAACCAATCGCAAAGCAATTAATAAAAGATGTATTTCAAGGTTTGACACCTACACGCTCGATATTATCGAAGCTGTATGATATTGCTGCTTTCATACATTCTAGGGATGTTTTTTCAGAGAGTACATCTGGTCTGGTCATTGCAGGGTTTGGAGAAAAAGAAATTTATCCAGTCGTGCTTTGCCATGAAATTGAAGGAGTTGTTGAGAACAAACTAAAATATAAATACGTGGAGAAAAAAAGTAGAGCAATTGGTAAAGGAGCAGAATGCTCAATCATCCCGTTTGCACAGGATGATATGGTTGCATCATT
It includes:
- a CDS encoding FMN-binding glutamate synthase family protein, which codes for MSGSESSIQNFLLATLEIFSVILLVVLTLILVAVIVTYIFDITQTKTAIRRNYPVIGHFRYFFEHLGEFFRQYFFAMDREELPFNRAQRSWVYRAGKNLPNTVAFGSTRDIRRPGSILFVNCPFPTLGEDAVPPGPVTIGEDCQHPYTTASLFNISGMSYGALSKPAVLALSMGAKRAGCWMNTGEGAVSPYHLEGGADIVFQIGTAKNGVRDLAGNLNDDKLKEAAALPQVKMFEIKLSQGAKPGKGGILPAKKVTEEIAEIRGIPPGKDAISPNRHPDIRSSSDLLDMIERVRRVTGKPVGFKTVIGGPQWLDSLFDEINKRGASSAPDFITLDGSDGGTGAAPMPLIDAVGLSLRESLYILVDRLNAHGLRDRVKVVASGKLITPADVAWALCVGADFITSARGFMFALGCIQALQCNKNSCPTGITTHDPKLQKGLVPEVKADRVANYVTNLVHEVGVIAHSCGVKSARDLRRQHARIVTADGPSVALDERFPPVNPSREEVVS
- a CDS encoding integron integrase, which translates into the protein MLKRFRIPAKSIPWYRRHVEAFMADHPNTRLRSHSAKSIIDWLERIGREPQINAWQYRQKVDALRILYGHCLRQPWCSEFDWDRWLNGARALESDHVSVARTVEMIEKSVEDPKNHLARTFPDLYRRFLVAMRLPDYSINTEKSYLNWINRFLRFHNNRHPCDCTESDVASFLEHLALQRKVANATQSLALNAIVFLYARVLERPLGNIGPFSYSKKPKRIPTVLSIKEINSLLMQTKGVNQLILQLMYGTGMRVMECVRLRLLDLDFDYRNIVVRAGKGKKDRTVPMPDLLISPLQAQVEQVQAQHKNDLKAGFGSVFLPDALSRKYPNADKELRWQYLFPASRIAQDPRTGVLRRHHLHQSAVQKMVKRAATATAIRKRVTSHTLRHSFATHLLEAGSDIRTVQQLLGHADVSTTMIYTHVIGRGGQGARSPLDRLAGQTHGHTGI
- a CDS encoding NACHT domain-containing protein, yielding MEFESYIEPELILGEEPNQPSKVSPGFVLDHPKSYLIRGEAGSGKTALLKHYLSQIDSEKKKHTRGVYIRIRDYLSPSDLLERCILEIKKTAEDHILYLFCDGLDEVRDGNSYLSALTSLINNHANVNIIITSRLSYELDPLDSSIISNLKISPLSEEQIEGFLKRRFERSYRKVYEGLKNSPNIRNSINSPLLLEIFSNVISQYDISVENINSLALIDIFVKQELSGFDSPRSFGGMNHMTMSTRLRFLENLAVHFAVEQKHLITLSELTDKMVDTIDGSYDKNRLINALMNLPLLNITEDGVSFSHRMVFEYFLARSMVRTTGKEAFSISIAPESIRIDLYFSRFKSSELVNSYINNRLRVIGAYDTGTDILYAKAGSLDLSLAIVLVPGIIYCFMKFADSFFKELGKISAQKITKSKDIISIPSFIQDELPDWILENEELKVQYLTELSKKYAENTEIQSLIKADPKKRSKELAMIAVCIALEDKENGIIVSADTNKS